The Alphaproteobacteria bacterium genome contains a region encoding:
- a CDS encoding acetamidase/formamidase family protein — MANHRLDAAPETVHWGYFDAALKPLLTVASGDAVTISTVSGMASQMPAAPLVVPPALAAIHKSVQQKMPGHICTGPVAVKGARAGQVLEVRIKDIQLHYDWGYNMIRPLAGALPDDFDTPTLIHIPLDRQKNTGRLPWGLDLPLAPFFGVMAVAPPPGWGMVSTLPPRRNGGNLDNKELVKGTTLYLPIMVDDALFSVGDGHGVQGDGEVCVTAIETGLIGTFELHLRDDMRLEWPMAETPTHLMTMAFDPDLDDCVVIALRDMIALICRRTNLSREQAYTLCSLAADLRVTQVVNGNKGIHVMLEKKLIGA; from the coding sequence ATGGCGAACCATCGGCTCGATGCCGCGCCCGAGACGGTGCACTGGGGCTACTTCGACGCGGCGCTGAAGCCGCTGCTCACGGTCGCGAGCGGCGATGCGGTCACGATCTCGACCGTGTCCGGCATGGCGAGCCAGATGCCTGCCGCTCCACTGGTCGTGCCGCCCGCGCTCGCCGCAATCCACAAGAGCGTGCAGCAGAAGATGCCGGGCCACATCTGCACCGGGCCGGTCGCCGTGAAGGGCGCGAGAGCCGGGCAGGTTCTCGAGGTGCGCATCAAGGACATCCAGCTCCACTACGACTGGGGCTACAACATGATCCGGCCGCTCGCCGGCGCGCTGCCGGACGACTTCGACACCCCGACGCTGATCCACATTCCGCTCGACAGGCAGAAGAACACCGGGCGTCTGCCGTGGGGATTAGATCTGCCGCTCGCGCCGTTCTTCGGTGTGATGGCGGTCGCGCCGCCGCCCGGCTGGGGCATGGTCTCGACGCTGCCGCCGCGTCGCAACGGCGGCAATCTCGACAACAAGGAATTGGTGAAGGGGACGACGCTCTATCTGCCGATCATGGTCGACGATGCGCTGTTCTCGGTCGGCGACGGCCATGGCGTGCAGGGCGACGGTGAAGTCTGCGTGACCGCGATCGAGACCGGACTGATAGGCACCTTTGAGCTGCACCTGCGCGACGACATGCGTCTCGAATGGCCGATGGCCGAGACGCCGACGCATCTGATGACCATGGCGTTCGATCCCGATCTCGACGACTGCGTGGTGATCGCGCTGCGCGACATGATCGCGCTGATCTGCCGCCGCACCAATTTGTCGCGCGAGCAGGCTTACACGCTGTGCTCGCTCGCCGCCGACCTGCGCGTCACGCAGGTGGTCAACGGCAACAAGGGCATCCACGTGATGCTGGAGAAGAAGCTGATCGGGGCGTGA
- a CDS encoding EamA family transporter: MTAGWLAWALLSPIFAALTAIFAKAGVEHINSDLATFIRPWSSWPCSEQFFWRGEFQSLGSVSGRTYLFLVLSGLATGASWVCYFRALKLGDASQVAPIDKLSVVLVAVFGVMFLGEKLSGPNWLGVILIAAGALLVSLKS; encoded by the coding sequence ATGACGGCCGGCTGGCTCGCCTGGGCGCTCCTCTCACCGATCTTTGCGGCACTCACCGCCATCTTCGCCAAAGCCGGCGTCGAGCACATCAATTCGGATCTCGCGACGTTCATTCGACCGTGGTCATCCTGGCCGTGCTCGGAACAATTCTTCTGGCGCGGTGAATTCCAGTCTCTGGGCTCGGTCAGCGGACGCACGTACCTCTTCCTCGTTCTGTCGGGTCTCGCAACCGGCGCGTCCTGGGTCTGCTACTTCCGTGCGCTGAAGCTTGGGGATGCCTCGCAGGTCGCCCCGATCGACAAGCTCAGCGTCGTATTGGTCGCCGTGTTCGGCGTGATGTTCCTGGGCGAGAAGCTCTCGGGTCCGAACTGGCTCGGCGTCATCCTGATTGCGGCGGGCGCCCTGCTCGTCTCGCTCAAGTCTTGA
- a CDS encoding DMT family protein, giving the protein MPFHVSTPYLLPIFLLICSNLFMTFAWYGHLRFKEVPLFGVILASWGIAFVEYCFAVPANRFGNAVYSAAELKTLQEVITLLVFAGFSLAYLKEPLGWNHLVGFALISAGAFFIFQKW; this is encoded by the coding sequence ATGCCATTCCACGTTTCGACGCCCTACCTGCTGCCGATCTTTCTTTTGATCTGCTCCAATCTGTTCATGACCTTCGCGTGGTACGGGCACCTGCGCTTCAAGGAGGTTCCGCTGTTCGGCGTCATCCTTGCGAGCTGGGGCATCGCCTTCGTCGAGTACTGTTTCGCGGTTCCGGCGAACCGCTTTGGCAACGCGGTCTACTCGGCGGCAGAGCTCAAGACGCTTCAGGAGGTGATCACGCTGCTGGTGTTCGCCGGCTTCTCGCTCGCTTACCTGAAGGAGCCGCTCGGCTGGAATCATCTCGTCGGCTTCGCGCTGATTTCGGCTGGCGCGTTTTTCATTTTTCAGAAATGGTAG